A single genomic interval of Candidatus Omnitrophota bacterium harbors:
- a CDS encoding prepilin-type N-terminal cleavage/methylation domain-containing protein, producing MPIVKTNDRRGFTLVEIMTVIGIIGILAAIAIANFMVAKRVAQKNACIANLKQIQIVVNTWALDTDSSPNATFTKADLVPNYIKTWPKEGTADYPLPANVNSTPVCPNAAVNTDHTI from the coding sequence ATGCCGATCGTAAAGACGAACGATAGAAGAGGTTTCACGCTTGTCGAGATCATGACGGTCATCGGGATCATCGGCATACTGGCGGCTATAGCTATCGCCAATTTCATGGTGGCAAAGCGCGTCGCCCAGAAGAACGCCTGCATAGCTAACCTGAAACAGATCCAGATAGTTGTCAATACATGGGCGCTGGATACGGACTCGAGTCCGAACGCGACATTCACAAAGGCGGACCTGGTGCCCAATTATATTAAGACATGGCCTAAGGAAGGCACGGCGGATTACCCTTTGCCGGCTAATGTAAATTCTACACCGGTTTGTCCGAATGCCGCCGTTAACACCGACCATACGATATAA
- a CDS encoding response regulator, translating into MAKKILVVDDEPGMVRLLRDILEDEGYAVIEASNGEECLEKAAKKIPDLILLDVMLTGPSGLSICKRLKDNAVTKDIPIILVTALLGEGIQEKGAESGAAYVISKPYDSNDLLWEIEDAIKKSKV; encoded by the coding sequence ATGGCTAAGAAGATTTTAGTGGTAGATGATGAACCCGGTATGGTAAGGCTGCTGAGAGATATTTTAGAGGACGAAGGTTATGCGGTTATCGAAGCCTCTAACGGAGAAGAGTGTCTCGAAAAGGCGGCCAAAAAAATTCCCGACCTAATTTTGCTGGACGTGATGCTGACCGGGCCCAGCGGCCTTTCGATATGCAAGCGTCTCAAAGATAATGCTGTAACGAAAGATATTCCTATCATTCTGGTAACGGCGCTATTGGGCGAAGGTATCCAGGAGAAAGGAGCGGAAAGCGGGGCGGCATATGTAATAAGCAAGCCCTATGACTCCAATGATCTCCTGTGGGAGATAGAGGACGCGATCAAGAAAAGTAAGGTCTAG
- the gpmA gene encoding 2,3-diphosphoglycerate-dependent phosphoglycerate mutase has product MKKLVLLRHGESTWNKENRFTGWTDVDLSDKGREEAAKAGEVLKKEGFVFDVAYTSVLKRAVYTLWTVLDKMDLVWIPVNNSWRLNERHYGALQGLNKSETAAKFGEKQVLIWRRSYDIPPPPLEKNDPRSPRNDPRYRDLSDSEIPLTECLKDTVKRFLPYWHETIAPVVKSGKCVIIAAHGNSLRALVKYLDNIPDDKIVGVNIPTGLPLVYELSDDLKPIKSYYLGDPEEVKKAMEAVANQGKAK; this is encoded by the coding sequence ATGAAGAAGCTGGTGTTGCTGCGCCACGGCGAAAGCACGTGGAATAAGGAGAACAGGTTTACGGGCTGGACCGATGTCGATCTTTCCGATAAAGGCAGAGAAGAGGCCGCAAAGGCCGGCGAAGTGCTGAAGAAAGAAGGTTTCGTCTTCGATGTGGCCTATACCTCGGTATTGAAGAGGGCCGTATATACATTATGGACCGTCCTCGACAAGATGGATCTTGTGTGGATACCCGTGAATAATTCGTGGCGGCTCAATGAGCGCCATTACGGGGCCCTGCAGGGGCTCAATAAGTCGGAGACCGCGGCAAAATTCGGCGAGAAACAGGTCCTTATATGGAGAAGAAGCTATGATATCCCGCCTCCGCCTCTTGAAAAGAACGATCCGAGAAGCCCCCGCAACGACCCGCGCTATAGGGACTTATCCGACAGCGAGATCCCGTTGACGGAATGCTTAAAAGATACGGTAAAGAGATTTTTGCCGTACTGGCATGAAACCATAGCTCCGGTGGTCAAGTCGGGTAAATGTGTGATCATAGCCGCCCACGGTAATAGCTTGAGGGCGCTGGTTAAATACCTCGACAATATACCGGATGACAAGATAGTCGGAGTGAATATTCCTACCGGGCTGCCTCTTGTATACGAATTGTCGGACGATCTGAAGCCGATCAAAAGTTATTATCTCGGCGATCCGGAAGAGGTGAAGAAAGCGATGGAAGCGGTGGCCAACCAGGGCAAGGCGAAATGA
- a CDS encoding peptidylprolyl isomerase, whose protein sequence is MENPVVVLETTQGVIELTLRPDVAPKACENFVKLVEKGYYNGIIFHRVIPQFMIQGGDPTGTGTGGSSIWGRPFGDELRADVCFDKPGILAMANSGPNTNGSQFFITTVETSWLNMRHTIFGYVSAGYDVVKKIEKTPTGAENKPLVPQEIIKAYIKTKQ, encoded by the coding sequence ATGGAAAACCCGGTTGTCGTTTTAGAGACTACACAAGGCGTCATAGAACTTACGCTCAGGCCGGATGTCGCGCCTAAAGCGTGTGAAAATTTTGTAAAATTGGTTGAGAAAGGCTATTATAACGGCATTATCTTTCACCGTGTGATACCGCAATTTATGATCCAGGGGGGCGACCCCACCGGAACCGGCACCGGAGGGTCATCGATCTGGGGAAGGCCGTTCGGCGATGAATTACGCGCCGATGTCTGTTTTGACAAGCCAGGTATCCTGGCCATGGCAAATTCCGGGCCAAACACAAACGGCAGCCAATTCTTTATCACGACCGTCGAGACTTCATGGCTCAATATGCGCCACACGATATTCGGATATGTTTCGGCCGGGTATGATGTAGTGAAAAAGATAGAAAAGACGCCGACCGGCGCTGAAAATAAGCCTTTAGTCCCTCAAGAGATAATCAAGGCATATATAAAGACGAAACAATAA
- a CDS encoding response regulator, translated as MEKKKILIIDDEAGFTRVVKLALEETGDYEVRIENKGEKGLSTALEFNPDLILLDVIMPDISGGEVCSQIQSAAGLKDTPIVFLTAIVKEKEVGPGVSTISGHPFLAKPVSKKKLIGAIERYI; from the coding sequence ATGGAAAAGAAGAAGATACTTATTATCGACGACGAAGCGGGCTTTACCAGAGTAGTGAAATTGGCTCTCGAAGAGACCGGCGACTATGAGGTCAGGATAGAGAATAAAGGCGAAAAAGGGCTCAGCACGGCCCTAGAATTTAACCCGGACCTGATTTTATTGGACGTGATAATGCCTGATATTTCAGGCGGCGAGGTATGCTCCCAGATACAATCCGCCGCGGGCCTGAAAGATACCCCTATAGTATTTTTAACCGCCATCGTAAAGGAAAAAGAAGTCGGGCCGGGAGTAAGCACTATCAGCGGCCATCCGTTTCTGGCCAAACCTGTAAGCAAGAAGAAGCTTATCGGAGCCATTGAAAGGTATATATGA
- a CDS encoding efflux RND transporter periplasmic adaptor subunit has translation MVNKKRWIVALVLFTAGALAIALLNTGNKPSGEVAREVKPAIGNIQTTITSTATVQPQNRLEIKPPINGRIDQVLVEEGDIVKAGQTLVWMSSTERAALLDAARTRGPDAMKYWEEVYKPTPLISPLDGEVIVSQDEPGQIVTSSDAVLVLSDRLIVQAQVDETDIGGIRVGQEVMISLDAYPNIKVKGKVDHIYYESKIVNNVTIYQVDILPETVPEVFRSGMTATVVITEKTKDNIALIPLEAVKRKKDGAYVLIKESPGAKPIERKIELGIADEKNVEVISGVSEADTIIVAGQKYSPSVKANSGTNPFMPFRGRPSGQSAKSK, from the coding sequence ATGGTAAATAAGAAGAGATGGATAGTTGCTCTGGTTTTATTTACGGCCGGCGCCTTAGCTATAGCGCTTTTAAATACGGGAAATAAGCCGTCAGGGGAGGTCGCGCGGGAAGTGAAACCGGCTATAGGCAATATACAGACTACCATCACTTCCACCGCTACTGTGCAGCCGCAAAACAGGCTGGAGATAAAACCTCCGATCAACGGCCGTATAGATCAGGTATTGGTCGAGGAGGGTGATATTGTAAAAGCGGGACAGACCCTGGTGTGGATGAGCTCTACCGAGAGGGCTGCCCTTTTGGACGCCGCAAGGACGCGCGGCCCGGATGCCATGAAATACTGGGAAGAAGTGTATAAGCCGACCCCCCTGATATCCCCGCTCGACGGGGAAGTCATCGTAAGCCAGGATGAGCCGGGGCAGATAGTGACCTCATCGGATGCGGTGCTTGTCCTGTCCGACCGCTTGATCGTCCAGGCCCAGGTCGATGAGACCGACATAGGCGGGATCCGCGTCGGCCAGGAAGTGATGATCAGTCTCGACGCTTATCCTAACATCAAAGTGAAAGGCAAGGTCGACCACATATATTACGAATCCAAGATAGTGAATAATGTTACCATCTATCAGGTCGATATTCTCCCTGAAACCGTTCCGGAAGTTTTCCGATCGGGAATGACGGCCACTGTCGTAATTACAGAAAAGACGAAAGATAACATCGCTCTTATACCTCTTGAAGCCGTAAAGCGGAAAAAGGACGGCGCGTATGTCCTGATAAAGGAATCTCCGGGAGCGAAGCCGATCGAGCGAAAAATTGAGCTGGGTATCGCGGATGAAAAGAATGTGGAAGTGATCTCCGGTGTGTCGGAGGCGGATACTATCATAGTCGCAGGCCAGAAATATTCGCCATCGGTTAAGGCTAATAGCGGAACTAATCCTTTCATGCCTTTTAGAGGAAGGCCCAGCGGGCAATCGGCAAAATCAAAATGA
- a CDS encoding ATP-binding protein yields the protein MPALINSLLDSLLLVILAFPLISRFDLSRIAMENKRNFDTQAALNSLLRLMIEDISLDEILNRTLDTIFSLPWFTVQPRGAIFLVEDELDVLVMKAQKNLSEPIRQLCSRVPFGKCLCGRTALTKDMQFADRLDSRHEIMYEGINPHGHYCVPILLKGKVLGVVNLYLDEKYARDKTDEVFLLAVADLLAGIIQEKRFEEGQRKAQERLIQASKMDVVGRLAGGVAHEVKNPLAIVLMGTDYLSGKINAGDKRVLSTLNDMKAAIKRADDVIKDLLDFSRVSELNITAQDINSILNNALVLVKYQIDSAHVEIHKDLKEDIPRVQADRNKIEQVFVNIILNSIQAMPDGGTLTVRTYAKKVTGDTNVVIEIEDTGTGISEDNLNNIFEPFFTTRRDKGGTGLGLFIVRNIIEMHKGRVEIINKKDGHGTKTTITLKG from the coding sequence ATGCCTGCCCTGATCAACTCTCTTCTGGATAGCCTCCTCCTGGTGATCCTGGCCTTCCCCCTGATATCCCGATTTGATCTTTCCCGCATCGCCATGGAAAACAAGCGAAACTTTGATACCCAGGCGGCGCTCAACTCACTTTTGCGCCTGATGATCGAAGATATCTCTCTGGACGAGATCCTGAATAGAACGCTCGATACCATCTTTTCACTGCCATGGTTTACCGTGCAGCCGAGAGGGGCCATATTCCTGGTCGAGGATGAACTCGATGTCCTGGTGATGAAGGCGCAAAAAAATCTTTCCGAACCTATACGGCAGTTATGTTCAAGAGTCCCTTTCGGCAAGTGTCTTTGCGGAAGGACGGCCTTAACAAAAGATATGCAATTCGCGGACCGGCTTGACAGCCGCCATGAGATTATGTACGAAGGTATTAATCCTCACGGCCATTATTGTGTGCCCATACTGCTCAAGGGCAAGGTGCTGGGAGTGGTTAACCTGTATTTAGATGAGAAATATGCCCGGGATAAGACGGACGAGGTATTTCTTCTTGCGGTAGCGGATCTTCTGGCCGGTATCATACAGGAGAAACGGTTTGAGGAGGGCCAGAGGAAGGCGCAGGAAAGGCTTATCCAGGCGAGCAAGATGGATGTGGTAGGCAGGCTTGCCGGCGGCGTTGCCCATGAGGTGAAGAACCCTCTTGCAATAGTGCTTATGGGAACGGATTATCTTTCAGGAAAGATTAACGCCGGCGATAAAAGGGTATTATCCACCCTTAATGATATGAAGGCCGCTATCAAAAGAGCCGATGACGTTATCAAGGACCTGTTAGATTTTTCCAGGGTCTCGGAGTTAAATATTACCGCGCAGGACATTAATTCCATACTGAATAACGCGCTCGTTTTAGTTAAATATCAAATCGACAGCGCCCATGTAGAGATACATAAAGACCTGAAGGAGGATATCCCCCGGGTTCAGGCGGATAGGAATAAGATAGAGCAGGTATTTGTAAATATCATACTTAATTCTATTCAGGCCATGCCGGATGGCGGGACATTGACGGTAAGGACTTACGCCAAAAAAGTAACAGGAGACACGAATGTAGTTATTGAAATAGAAGACACCGGCACCGGTATCTCCGAAGATAATTTAAATAATATATTCGAACCATTCTTCACCACGCGCCGCGATAAAGGAGGCACGGGCCTGGGCCTCTTTATAGTAAGAAACATAATCGAGATGCATAAAGGAAGGGTAGAGATTATTAATAAAAAAGACGGCCATGGCACAAAGACGACCATAACTCTTAAAGGATAA
- a CDS encoding ABC transporter permease, producing MIKLENLSKTYKMGEVGVAALQGVSLDVRPGEFVAIMGPSGSGKSTLLHLLGFLDSPDSGKYYLMGNDVTNLRDDKLSVLRNNYIGFVFQQFHLLPRLSSLENTELPLTYAGKRHLKKIAMEKIKAVGLLERGSHRPNELSGGEQQRVAIARSLVNDPPLILADEPTGNLDSKSQNEIMAILVDLNRQGKTIVMVTHEEEVAEYAKRIIKMRDGKIVSDETRTATKDIGPVQTGISVDKILSGESSGIRQAELADHLKQAFGSIVSHKMRSALSMLGILIGVAAVIAMLALGQGAKESISQTLASLGSNLLTLRSGSQRVHGVAMEAGAVTRFTFQDVDAIAKIPNVKRVSPTVTGRGQLVYMNKNWNTQVQGTGVNFAEMRASVPTAGKFFTEDELRSRARVALLGTTVVRELFGSENPIDSMIRINKVSFKVIGILPSKGTNMFHDQDDLVVIPVTTAMYRLLGKQYVDTVDAEVSDQSAMEEVQNNMKDLIIKSHRLSKENEDSFEIRNMADIQQTLAQTTKTMTLLLGAIAAISLLVGGIGIMNIMLVSVTERTREIGLRKAIGARGSDIMTQFLIESVVMTFTGGAMGVLCGSGIAALLALVAGWAIKVSISSVLLATTFSIAIGIIFGLWPARQAARLNPIEALRYE from the coding sequence ATGATAAAACTGGAGAACCTCTCCAAGACATACAAGATGGGCGAAGTCGGAGTGGCGGCCCTGCAGGGAGTGTCGCTTGATGTCAGGCCGGGAGAATTCGTAGCCATAATGGGGCCGTCGGGCTCCGGCAAGTCGACGCTTCTGCACCTATTGGGTTTTCTGGACTCACCCGATTCCGGCAAATATTATTTAATGGGTAATGATGTAACAAATTTAAGAGATGACAAGCTCTCAGTCCTCAGGAACAATTACATAGGCTTCGTCTTTCAACAATTCCATCTTTTGCCGCGGCTCTCCTCTCTAGAGAACACGGAACTTCCGCTCACCTATGCCGGCAAGCGCCATCTGAAAAAAATAGCTATGGAAAAGATCAAGGCCGTCGGGCTCCTCGAAAGAGGTTCCCATCGTCCCAATGAGCTCTCGGGCGGCGAACAGCAGCGCGTTGCCATAGCGCGTTCTTTGGTTAATGACCCCCCGCTTATCCTGGCCGATGAGCCCACGGGAAATCTCGATTCAAAGAGCCAGAACGAAATAATGGCGATCCTGGTGGATCTTAACCGGCAGGGGAAGACGATCGTCATGGTCACTCACGAGGAGGAAGTCGCGGAGTATGCTAAGAGGATCATCAAGATGCGTGACGGAAAGATAGTATCTGATGAAACCAGGACCGCCACTAAAGATATCGGGCCCGTGCAGACCGGCATATCGGTAGATAAGATATTGTCCGGGGAATCCTCCGGCATACGGCAGGCTGAACTCGCCGATCATTTGAAGCAGGCTTTCGGTTCGATAGTTTCGCACAAGATGCGTTCCGCCCTTTCAATGCTAGGCATCCTGATCGGTGTCGCCGCCGTTATCGCTATGCTCGCCTTAGGCCAGGGGGCGAAAGAGTCTATCTCCCAAACGCTGGCGTCGTTAGGCTCAAACCTCTTAACGCTCAGATCGGGGTCGCAGAGAGTGCATGGTGTGGCTATGGAAGCGGGAGCGGTAACACGCTTTACGTTTCAGGATGTGGACGCTATAGCAAAAATTCCGAATGTGAAAAGGGTCTCACCGACCGTTACCGGCAGAGGGCAGCTTGTCTATATGAATAAAAACTGGAATACCCAGGTCCAGGGCACAGGCGTTAATTTCGCCGAGATGCGGGCATCCGTTCCCACGGCGGGCAAATTTTTTACAGAGGACGAATTACGTTCCCGCGCCAGAGTGGCACTGCTGGGGACAACCGTCGTGAGGGAATTGTTCGGAAGCGAGAATCCCATAGATTCGATGATAAGGATAAACAAGGTCAGCTTTAAAGTGATAGGCATCTTACCGTCGAAGGGCACTAACATGTTCCACGACCAGGACGACCTGGTAGTTATTCCCGTCACCACGGCCATGTACCGGCTTTTAGGGAAACAGTATGTAGACACGGTGGATGCGGAAGTCAGCGATCAGTCGGCAATGGAAGAAGTGCAGAATAACATGAAAGATCTGATCATAAAGAGCCACCGTCTCAGCAAAGAAAATGAGGACTCGTTCGAGATACGGAACATGGCCGATATACAGCAGACATTGGCGCAGACGACCAAGACCATGACGCTGCTCCTAGGCGCCATAGCGGCCATCTCTCTCCTGGTCGGGGGTATAGGAATAATGAATATAATGCTTGTATCTGTCACGGAGAGGACCAGGGAAATCGGTTTAAGGAAAGCGATAGGCGCGCGCGGATCGGACATCATGACACAGTTTCTGATAGAGTCGGTGGTGATGACGTTTACCGGAGGAGCGATGGGTGTTTTGTGCGGTTCGGGAATAGCCGCGCTTCTGGCCCTGGTCGCGGGATGGGCGATAAAGGTTTCGATCTCTTCAGTCCTGCTCGCAACCACTTTTTCTATCGCCATCGGCATAATATTCGGACTGTGGCCCGCGCGGCAAGCGGCCAGACTTAATCCGATCGAAGCGCTTAGATATGAATAA
- a CDS encoding TolC family protein, whose protein sequence is MRYRKLFLAIAISVCAVFSAAGAEETMLWKDCVKEAKNNHPDLVSAAEKVKQSRATKEITRSAYLPQITGEASEVTSKGATFGSSGGGSQSDIQTGAAARHETTSYDYSVTGQQLLFDGFKTSYDLSAAERNIISSRYNYDVASSNVRLRLRTAYVNLLTAQDLLKISEEIEARRKQNLELVKLRYEGGREHKGSLLTSEADLAQATFDVNQAGRSIFLAQRQLTKELGREKFVPMKAEGDFEVVDADRDRPDFEKLCRTNPLLQQLIAQKEAAKYGVKSAKAGFYPQVFASGTLGNTNIDAFPDKNEWSVGTSLTFPFFDGGNTIANVAKARAVLGQAEADERSGRDGVIYTLSNTWTTLQDAIEKVGVAKKSLNAAEERAKIAEAEYSIGLLIYDNWIIIENNLVTAKRSYLSAERDALIAEANWIQAKGETLDYGK, encoded by the coding sequence ATGAGATACAGAAAACTATTCTTAGCGATCGCGATAAGCGTATGCGCCGTCTTCAGCGCTGCCGGGGCCGAAGAGACGATGTTGTGGAAGGATTGTGTCAAAGAAGCAAAGAATAATCATCCCGATCTGGTATCTGCCGCGGAAAAAGTAAAACAATCAAGGGCAACTAAAGAGATCACCAGGAGCGCTTATTTGCCTCAGATAACCGGCGAGGCAAGCGAGGTCACTTCCAAGGGGGCCACCTTTGGAAGTTCCGGTGGAGGAAGCCAGAGCGATATACAGACCGGCGCTGCCGCCCGCCATGAAACTACATCATACGATTACAGCGTTACGGGGCAGCAGCTTCTTTTCGATGGATTTAAAACATCATACGACCTGTCCGCCGCGGAACGAAATATAATATCATCACGATATAATTACGATGTGGCGTCATCCAATGTGAGATTGAGGTTAAGGACCGCTTATGTCAACTTGTTGACCGCGCAGGATCTTTTGAAAATTTCAGAAGAGATAGAAGCCCGCCGGAAGCAGAACCTGGAGCTTGTCAAGCTGAGGTATGAGGGGGGCCGGGAACACAAAGGGTCGCTTCTTACTTCGGAAGCGGATCTGGCGCAGGCAACGTTTGATGTGAACCAGGCGGGAAGAAGCATATTCCTCGCGCAGCGGCAGCTTACAAAAGAATTGGGCAGGGAAAAATTTGTCCCAATGAAAGCCGAAGGCGATTTTGAAGTTGTAGATGCGGACCGGGACAGGCCGGATTTTGAAAAATTATGCCGCACCAATCCGCTTCTGCAGCAGCTCATTGCGCAAAAAGAGGCGGCAAAGTATGGGGTGAAATCCGCCAAAGCCGGGTTCTATCCTCAGGTCTTCGCTTCAGGAACTTTAGGCAATACAAATATAGATGCGTTTCCCGACAAGAATGAATGGTCGGTAGGGACGAGCCTGACATTCCCTTTCTTTGACGGCGGTAATACGATCGCGAACGTAGCGAAAGCCAGGGCGGTCCTTGGCCAGGCCGAGGCGGATGAGAGAAGCGGACGGGATGGTGTTATATATACGCTATCAAACACCTGGACGACATTGCAGGACGCTATTGAAAAAGTCGGGGTAGCTAAAAAATCCCTGAATGCGGCGGAGGAGCGGGCGAAGATCGCGGAGGCGGAATATTCGATAGGACTGCTAATATACGACAACTGGATAATTATAGAGAACAATCTGGTCACGGCAAAGAGGAGTTATCTGAGCGCCGAACGCGACGCATTGATCGCGGAAGCAAATTGGATCCAGGCAAAAGGAGAGACCCTAGACTATGGTAAATAA
- a CDS encoding lysophospholipid acyltransferase family protein — protein MRLLVSILIWIVGALITMATFLASVLLSVILYPFPFRKKIVHAQCFWWSDAIIALNPYWKISIKGLQNIDPSKTYVIVANHQSLADIVIIYQIRTYFKWVAKEELLKVPFIGGLLWINNHIMLSRGDFSSVKEVYKKAAEYLKSGISMLFFPEGTRSSTDQMGEFQNGAFKLAIREGKSVLPIFIGGTREAIPKGGFIFKTKVSGKLVVLPPIDTSSFKIADYAVLRDMVREQLQKVASEKA, from the coding sequence ATGAGATTGTTGGTATCGATATTGATATGGATAGTGGGCGCTCTCATTACCATGGCCACATTTCTGGCAAGCGTCCTCCTCTCTGTAATACTTTATCCGTTCCCATTCAGGAAAAAGATAGTTCATGCGCAGTGTTTCTGGTGGTCGGACGCGATAATAGCTTTAAATCCCTACTGGAAGATCAGCATAAAAGGCCTGCAGAATATAGACCCCTCTAAAACATATGTTATAGTGGCCAACCATCAGAGCCTGGCAGATATTGTTATAATATACCAGATACGTACGTATTTTAAATGGGTGGCGAAAGAAGAGCTTCTTAAAGTGCCGTTTATAGGCGGCCTGCTTTGGATTAATAATCATATTATGCTTTCCAGGGGGGATTTTAGCAGTGTAAAAGAAGTTTATAAAAAGGCGGCTGAGTACCTTAAAAGCGGCATATCGATGTTATTTTTCCCGGAGGGAACGCGCTCCAGCACCGATCAAATGGGTGAATTTCAGAATGGAGCTTTTAAGCTGGCTATAAGGGAAGGCAAGAGCGTCCTTCCTATATTTATCGGCGGCACCAGGGAAGCGATACCTAAAGGCGGTTTTATCTTTAAAACAAAGGTATCCGGAAAGCTTGTGGTGCTTCCGCCGATCGATACATCGAGTTTCAAGATTGCCGATTACGCGGTCTTGAGAGATATGGTGCGTGAGCAGTTGCAAAAAGTCGCTTCGGAAAAAGCTTAA
- a CDS encoding FkbM family methyltransferase: protein MPIFGKIRTFHEARNIFDNFGSSGQLRDETIERYLSKKSAPCIVDCGVNVGVTARWWFHLNRRSTVFGIDMMKESQEFTVETIKSIGIAPDRYRPIIAALWSENGKEFKIGIGDPLCGDYGFYRFDKEKSERTFVTRTLDTVFDSENIGDVDLLKIDLEGVGGEVLKDAAKLLKKTKHIFLETHSEEESKLAGSILTSNKFRLRKTASRHQWWEKYDIQ, encoded by the coding sequence GTGCCGATATTCGGAAAGATCCGGACATTTCATGAAGCGAGGAACATTTTTGATAATTTTGGCTCCTCAGGGCAATTAAGGGACGAGACGATAGAGCGCTATCTTTCGAAAAAATCGGCGCCATGTATAGTTGATTGCGGGGTAAACGTCGGCGTGACGGCGCGATGGTGGTTTCATCTTAATCGTCGATCAACAGTTTTTGGAATTGACATGATGAAAGAATCTCAGGAATTCACCGTAGAAACAATAAAGTCCATAGGCATAGCCCCGGACAGATATAGGCCCATTATAGCGGCGTTGTGGTCCGAAAACGGAAAAGAGTTCAAAATCGGCATAGGTGACCCGCTTTGCGGCGATTACGGTTTTTATCGATTCGATAAGGAAAAGAGCGAAAGAACTTTTGTGACCAGGACGCTCGATACTGTATTCGATTCCGAAAATATCGGCGATGTAGATCTTTTGAAAATCGATCTGGAAGGCGTGGGGGGCGAAGTTCTTAAGGATGCGGCGAAACTTCTTAAAAAGACGAAACATATATTCCTGGAGACTCACTCCGAAGAGGAAAGTAAGCTGGCCGGCAGCATATTAACAAGTAATAAATTCCGCCTGAGAAAGACTGCTAGCAGGCATCAATGGTGGGAAAAATATGATATACAATAA